The Nitrospiria bacterium genome includes the window CCTTTGAGTCGGCCGCAACCCCGACCATGCGGAATCTGGGCCGGCTGGAGCGGCGATACAGCTATGCGGGGTGGACCTCCCCGTCCCATTTCGTCTATCTGATGGGGATGACGCCGCACGTCAGTCCGGTGGGGGTGTTTGCCTCGGAGGTCTACAAAAAGGATTATCTGAAGTGGGGAGACCGGCTGGGAATTTCAAACCTTGCCATGCGGGATTTCGTTCCGGGCTTCTGGCTTCCCCAGTTTTTAAAATCCAAAGGGTATAAAACCCATGCCCGGGTTTCGATGCCGATCATCAACCCGATGACCGTCCTGAATGCCTCGTTCGACTCCTACCGGCTGATGGACCGGTACAACGAATTCGAGTCGATGATCGACGACGTGTCGTTTGATGCGGGTCCCGGATTTTACCTGTTGAACCTGGGCGAAGCGCATTATCCCTACGGCATTCCCCCCGGGGAGATGCCGCCCCTTCACGGGGAGGCGGGTATCTTCAAACGATCCGGTGAAGATGTTTTTGGACACCGGCCGGACACGCCCGACCTGACGGGTTACTATTTCGAGAAGAAACATCTGGACCTCTTCCGCGCCCGGCAGATCGCGGCCATCGAAGAAGTGGACCGTCTGATGGAGCGACTCTTCAAGAAATGTCCTCCGGGAACTCATATCATCATTACCTCCGACCACGGGGAGCTGTTCGGCGAGGACGGCTATTTCGGACACGGGCCGATCATGCACCCGAAGGTTTTCGAGGTCCCCTTTATCGAGGGAAAAATATAGTCGGCTTGGGAAGAACGGCGATGAATATCAATGCTCTCAAAGTTACTTTTATCGTGATAGGCGTGGTTTCGCTCGCTTTCATGACTCAGGGTTGCGGGAAAAATGGCGGTTCTTCTCCATCCTCACTCGTCAGCGGCACCGTCGGCACCCCACCCGTCACCCCTCCGCCTCCCGGGCCCACAATCTCCGGAACGGCCGCAACGGGGGCACCCATACCCGATGCAGTGGTGACGATCAAGGATCCAAGCGGGCAATCGAAGACAGGAACAACCGACGACAACGGCAAATACAGCATCGATGTCACCGGAATGACTCCCCCGTTTCTGTTGAAGGTCGATCCGGCCTCCGGAGCATCCCTCTTCAGTTTTGGATTGCAACAAACGGGGAATGTGAATATTCATCCCTATACGAATTTGATGATCGGCATATGGTACAAGCTCAAAGGACTTGATGTTGAGGACGCCTTTGCGACGATGGGAAGCACCACCCCGGTTCCATCCGCGATCGAGGTTTCGACCCTTTCCAGGATTACAAATCACATTCTTCAGATTTGGATTACGAAACAAGGTCTGGCTCCCAAATCGTTTGATTTCATCACCACTCCCTTTGACACGAACGATCCCGGCTTTGATGGCGTCCTCAAGCTCACTCAGATCGATCCGAACACCGATACGGTGACGATTTATCAGGATTCGAATACAAACCAAATATCCACTCTATCTTGGGATCCGTCAACCAGCGCTGTTTCCGTCACCACCGATTCCGTCACGGCCACCACGGCCGGTCAGGTGCATAATAGCACAAGAACCTCTTTTGTGATTCCCACTACGGCCTCGCTTCAAACGGCATTAAACGGAGTGAACGTCGCTCTTTCGAATGTTGTGGCCACCGCTAATTCTTCAAATAATCTCATCGATCTCGCGGCTAATCTTGCTGAATATTTTGATGACGGCTATATGCAGGATGGGTTCGGAAATGACGTCGGAGCGGCTTCGCTTGCGACACTTCTGCAAGGTGTGGCGGCCAATCTCAAATCCTTTTCGGTCTACCGGATCGTTTCATTCGATGGTAATAGCAATGTCATTCAGGTTGTACCCATTTTCTCATGGACCCAAAACGGGGACACCCTGCTGCGGATGGTAAATAAAGGCGGTGGCGGCCTTTACTTCAAGTTGCACAACGGCTCCTGGCTCATTTACGGAAATCAACAGAGCGCAAGCGTCGGCGCACAAGGGATAACGGTTAATACCATGTCGGGGGATTTGACCGATGGAGTCACCCAGAATTTTCAGGTGCAGGTCACTGCGCCGACGGGAACTCTAGCCGATGTCAAGGCAACTGTGGGCGCCACCGATTATCAGCTGACACAATGGTCGACCGTACTCGTGGATTCGATAACTTCTGTCCCAAAAGATGTATTTACGAACGTTCCTGTTCTTACCCAAATTCCTCCCCTCGGGACTTCTACGGCATTTACTCTCACTACTACCGCTGCAGGCCCACTACTGTTCTACAACGATACCCTCGATGCGACAACGACGGAGCCGATCCAGATTACGAACCTGGGAGGGCATACCCTGGACGACGCGCACCTTGACAACCTATTGACGGTCGAATGGACCCTTCCGATCTCCTTTCCGATTGGACATGTGGAGCTAACCGGATTGGTAACGGCGGATGGGTCTTCCTGTAAAGTATACAGCCAGGTCCTCGGAGCATCCGCCACCAGTGGGACGATCACCCTCCCTGCGACTTGCGGGGGCTACCCTGTCGTTTCAAATGGAACATCTTCCGGACCAGATCCGGCAGTGATCCAAGTCACTGTTTGGGGTGTGAACGACGAACAGACACAGGTCCAATATCATTTCAGGTAAGAGTTTCTACTCAGGGGATCCAGTACCAAACTTCCACCATGAAGAAGCGGTAGAGAAGCCGGGATAGGACCACCCCCACCGGCTTCCATCCGGTTTCAATCTTGGCATAACCCGTCATTTCCGGCTTGAGCAGCAGGTCCGGATTGGAAATATCGGTCATTACCCGTACCACATTGCCACTTGATTGAGTCTCAGCCACCGGGGCAATCAGTGACACCGAACCCATGAATACATTGCTGGGATAAGCCCAAGTTTTCACTTTAACCTTGGCCCCCACAGAAACCTCGCCCACATCTCCCTCGGGGACCTGTACCTCGGCCTGAATCGTTTTTGCGTCCTGAATCACGGCAAAGAGGTTCCCTTCTTTGAGGTCCTGCCCGATCTTGTTCGAGAGATAAGGAGTCACGACCTGACCGCCCACCGGACTCAAAATCTTTGTCAG containing:
- a CDS encoding metalloenzyme, which translates into the protein MNNLVYLIIDSARYDSFESAATPTMRNLGRLERRYSYAGWTSPSHFVYLMGMTPHVSPVGVFASEVYKKDYLKWGDRLGISNLAMRDFVPGFWLPQFLKSKGYKTHARVSMPIINPMTVLNASFDSYRLMDRYNEFESMIDDVSFDAGPGFYLLNLGEAHYPYGIPPGEMPPLHGEAGIFKRSGEDVFGHRPDTPDLTGYYFEKKHLDLFRARQIAAIEEVDRLMERLFKKCPPGTHIIITSDHGELFGEDGYFGHGPIMHPKVFEVPFIEGKI
- a CDS encoding carboxypeptidase-like regulatory domain-containing protein, producing the protein MNINALKVTFIVIGVVSLAFMTQGCGKNGGSSPSSLVSGTVGTPPVTPPPPGPTISGTAATGAPIPDAVVTIKDPSGQSKTGTTDDNGKYSIDVTGMTPPFLLKVDPASGASLFSFGLQQTGNVNIHPYTNLMIGIWYKLKGLDVEDAFATMGSTTPVPSAIEVSTLSRITNHILQIWITKQGLAPKSFDFITTPFDTNDPGFDGVLKLTQIDPNTDTVTIYQDSNTNQISTLSWDPSTSAVSVTTDSVTATTAGQVHNSTRTSFVIPTTASLQTALNGVNVALSNVVATANSSNNLIDLAANLAEYFDDGYMQDGFGNDVGAASLATLLQGVAANLKSFSVYRIVSFDGNSNVIQVVPIFSWTQNGDTLLRMVNKGGGGLYFKLHNGSWLIYGNQQSASVGAQGITVNTMSGDLTDGVTQNFQVQVTAPTGTLADVKATVGATDYQLTQWSTVLVDSITSVPKDVFTNVPVLTQIPPLGTSTAFTLTTTAAGPLLFYNDTLDATTTEPIQITNLGGHTLDDAHLDNLLTVEWTLPISFPIGHVELTGLVTADGSSCKVYSQVLGASATSGTITLPATCGGYPVVSNGTSSGPDPAVIQVTVWGVNDEQTQVQYHFR